GAAGATCTTCGAGGTTAGAGGCAAAGACCTGAAAAGCATAATAGCCTTCGGGCAGATCGGTAAGGATCGTCTGGAACATGGTGGTCATTCGGATCGGATCTCCGTCCGCCGGGATAGCGGATTGTTCGGCACTGCCTACGAGAATTCCATTTACAAGCACTTCCAGCAGGAGAGTGGGTTGAACAGGCGGTGTGGCAAAGACGTTAGTAGCCTCCCAGCCAACAGTTGTAGACAGCTCTACGAAATTGCTTGGAGCAGGAGGAACGGGCATACCGAATTCCAAGATCAGGTGCTGTGTTCCGTCGATTGGAATCGGAGGTCCAAAAGATAGATTGCTACTGACACTTCGGGCAAATTCTACTAGGGTATGCGGCATTTTTTCACCTCCATATTATGGCATAGTTCCATCCTATGTTTTAAGTGAATATTATGTTAGAGACAACACCCTATGGACTGGAAAAATATCGGAAATTTTGGTGGTGATAGCTATGAATATCCTATTTATAACTTCAGGCTTCCAGGGCGTGTATTCTTTCTTCGAACAGCGTATTGCAGAGGCTTTACAGAAAGCGGGGCACCATTGCAGAGCTTTGCAGCCTGACAGTGCTTTAGGTGAATTAAAGCTTAACCAGCCTTTTTGGCAGCCGGAGCTAATTCTGCTTATGGCTGGTTTGAAGGTCTCAGAGCCTGTGCTGGAGTGCATCAGACAATCCGGGGTGAAATCAGCGGTATGGATGACAGAGGACCCCTATTACATGGATTGGACAGCTCCGCTGATTGCTTATTTTGATTATATTTTCACTATTGACCAAGCTGCAGTGGAGCATTATCAAGCCTTGGGGCACCCCCGGGTCTATCATCTGCCGCTGGGCACAGATCCTGAGCTGTTTCACCCCGCAGCCGTATCCGAGGAGTATAGATGTGATATCTGCTTAGTAGGCGTGCCTTACAGTAACCGGATTGAGCTTATAGAAGCCTTACTTGCAGGCACAGCCTATCACATCCAGCTAGTGGGGCGGGGGTGGGGCCGGTACTATCATGAGTGGAAGCATGGCGCTAAGCGCAATGTGGAGCTGGTGAATGCCTGGGTCCCGCCGGAGACGGCTGCTAAGTTTTATAACGGGGCGAAGATTGTGCTGAATGTCCACCGCCCTTCCGCTGAGAAGTACAACCGGAACCGGGCAGGGATTATCGCCACAAGCATCAACAACCGCACCTTTGACGCAGCCAGCTGCGAAGCGTTCCAGCTTACCGATCATAAAAGCGGGCTCCGCCATCAGTTCGAGGAAGGCACACAGGTGGTTTCTTATCAGGATAAGCAGGATTTGCTGCAAAAGATCCATTACTACATGGCGCATGACGAGGAGCGCAAGCGGATCGCTGAAGCAGCGAGGCAACAGGTGCTGGCAGCCCATACCTTTGAGCACCGGCTGCATGTTTTGTTGATGAACGTGCAAGCTTAATAGACGGATTCACCGGACCTGATAGACGCTCCGCAGTTCATCTGCCGGGCGTTTATTCAGGTTTGCCCATAGACTAAGTCCGCTATTTTGTCCTCCAGTTGAAAATTTAGTCTTCTAACCTATAACGTTTCGAAGAAGGATACATATGATAGCAAGTAAACAGCGGGGGAGGTATTCGATTGCCAAAGGTTACGATTATTATGACCAGCTACAATAAGGCCGCATATGTCGCAAAGTCCATTGAATCCATTCTGAATCAGACGCTTACAGACTTTGAATTCTACTTGATGGATGATAACTCGAATGAAGAAACTCTGAAAGTGATTGAGCCCTATCTCAAGGATGAGAGAATCAAATTCTTCAGAAGCGATACGGAAACCCTGCAGCAGAGAGTAGAAAAGGTCAGATACTCCGCGCTGATCAATCAAGCCCTCGCTCAAGCACAGGGAGAGTATATTTCCTATGCTACCGATGACAACCGTTACAGAAATACTAGACTTGAGCAGATGGTGGACTATCTGGAGGAGAATCCCGAAGTCATGATTGCCTACTCTGCGTCGCTGGTCAACTACTTGAACGAACAGGATGAAGTGACCCGCAGCCAGCTTAGACCGGCCAAAAAAATCGTTTCGGTGGCCCCTTGTGTCATCGATCATTGCTCCATCCTGCACAGAAGCTCGATTCTTCCGGTCATTCATGACAAGTTCGGGTCTTACTGGGATGAGAATCCGGAGTTCTATCGAATAGGTGACGGCAGGTTCTTTTGGCGGCTTAACCAGTTCTGGGATTTCTACCCGGTTGACGAGGTTCTGGATGATAACTATATCACCGAGCTGTCGATTCATTATCAATTGCAGCATCAGGAGAAGAGCCAGTTCATCCAGATGCTTCCTCCGCAGCGGACCTGCAAGGAACTCAGGGAAGAGCTAAAGCTCATTCAGCAGCAAAAGAAATAAAATCTCTGTCTAGACAGGAACCACGAGGAGGGAGAACGGATTGTCCACCTATCTGTCCAATTACTGGTCACTCTATAGTGAATTTATCCATACTGCGCAGGAACTGAAGTACAGGAATATCCCTCTGGCCCTGATGACAAACTTCTATCAACAAATCAACGATGAGCTTAGGAGCGAGATGGGGAGCAGCGGGTTCAGGCTGAAGCTGGAGCATTCCGGTATTCATGAGCAGCACCAGATTCAGCCTTTCTTTGAAAAGTGGGTTGCGCTGCTCTATCAGCCTGTGAAGTCCAATCTGAAGGGCAAAATACTGATCAATCTGGACTATATCAGAATGTCGGAGCAAACAATCAGTGAGTATTTCAGCGGAGATTCGGCCATGATTCTATCCCGCTCCAGAGCGGAGGAGCTATTTGGCATCCCCAATGTATACAGCCTGGGCTACAAGCAGGATACCAAAGCTGCTGCAGAAGAGCTGGTCCGGCGCGCTGCTGACCTTTTTGCGAAGGCCGAAGGACATCCTGCGTTCAGTAATGAATTTTTTGTCCAGACCTTCCTAAGCCGGATTCCTTCCATTGTAGATACCATTGAAATGGTATTTAATCTCTACAATGACCTGCCGGTAGCCGCTGTAATGGTAGGTACGACAGAAGATGTAGCCAGCCGGGCGCTTGCCGTCGTTGCAGGGATTAAGGGGATTCCCAGCGTATGTCTGCAGCACGGAATTCTGATGGGAGAGGAAGCCTTCATTCCTGTATTCTCCAGCCATATCGCAATTTACGGGCAATATGAACATGATTGGTATGTGCGCAGAGGGCTTGAAGCTGAGCGGATCGTGATTACCGGCCATGCCCGTTACGATGATATCTTTACCTCGAAGGTTACGTCTACAGAGTCTTTTAGAGAAACCTACCAGCTTGATCCTCATAAAATCACCTTACTGATCGCTACCGGACCGACGCTGGATGAATACAAGATCCGTACCCTGCTCACCCAATTGGCCTCACATCCGCAGTTCCAGCTGATCATCAAGCCACATCCCTGGGAGCTGTCCAAGAAGCTGATCTCGCTGTATACCGGGTACGAAGAAGAATATAGCAATGTTCATGTGGTTACTGACCGGAAGGCAGATACCCGTGAGCTGATTATGAAATCGGACGCTGTGGTCGCCACCCTCTCTACAGTTGCCCTCGAAGGCCTTTTATTCGGCAAGCCTGTATTTGTCTATAAATTCATTCAGGCTAACCGTGAATATGATTACTATGATGCCCTTGACCGCTATATTCAAAAAGAACCGGCGGACTTAACCCGTATCATCGCCCGTTATTATTCCAGCAATATAGAGAAATCAAACTACAAGATTGTAAAAGAGAAATTCTTGCAGCAATCCTATCAGATTCCTGACTCCGGCAAAGCGCTTGCGGATCTCATGGACCGGCTGATCCATGGAAGCGGGAATCGATGAAGCGGGAGGTGGAGAGCATGTTCTTCCGGAATAAAAGGATTCTGATCATCGGCGGTACCGGCACCATCGGGAAAAGTATTGCGAAGCTTCTGCTGAAGCAGGAGCCAGAGATCATCCGGATTCTCAGCAGAGACGAGTATAAGCAGTTCGAGCTGCAGGATGAGCTGCAAGGGAACGCAAGACTTAGCTGCCTGATTGGAGATGTCCGGGATTATGACCGTGTGCTGGCGGCAATGGAGGGGATAGATTATGTGTTCCATACTGCTGCTATGAAGCATGTATCCTTCTGTGAAACTAACCCGTTCGAGGCTGTACTTACGAACATTATCGGCACTCATAACGTGATTCAGGCAGCGAAGCAGCAGAAGGTAGGCAAGGTCGTTTTTACAAGCACAGATAAAGCCATTTCACCGACCAACAACTATGGAGCCACCAAGCTGTCTGCGGAGAAGCTGATTTCCTCTGCCGTCACCTCGGGCGGCTCCGGCCAAACGGTGTTCTGCACCGTACGGTTCGGGAATGTGATGGGCTCCAGAGGGTCTGTTATTCCTTTGTTTGTGAAGCAGGCGAGAGAAGGCAGGGCGATCACCGTAACAGATCTGTCCATGACAAGGTTCATGATGACGCTGGAGCAGGCGACCCGGCTGACCGTTCAGTCCCTGCAGCTGGCGAAGGGTGGTGAGACTTTTATTCTGAAGATGCCGGTGATCAGGCTGAAGGATCTGGCTGAGGTTGTAGCCGAGGAGGTGCCGAAGAAATATGGGACCCTCCCGGCTACGGTGACGATCCTGGAGATCGGCCTGAAGCCAGGCGAGAAGAGATACGAAGAACTGATGACCCGCGAGGAATCACTAAGCGCTTATGAATTGAAGGATGTATACATTGTCCCTTCCCCCTATGCTGCACCGCAGTCCTACCGGGAAGCAACCAGGCCGAAGCCGGGCACCTACAGCTCCGAAGGAGAGACCCCGCTGACCAAGGAGCAGGTCAAGAAGCTGGCATCGGAACAAAATCTAATCTAGTGGAGGCTTACTATGAATATACTTGTAACCGGAGGTGCCGGCTTCATCGGCAGATGGGTGGTCGGACGTTTGTTAAAGGATGGACAAAGGGTATGGGTCGTTGATAATCTGGCGAATTCATCGTTGGATAATCTGAAGGAGTATGAGGATAACGAGCATTTGCAGAAGGTGCAGATTATGGACCTTAAGGACAGAGCAGCCTTGAAGGAGCTTTTCCGGGAGAATTCGTTCGACCTGTGTTACCACCTCGCGGCAAGCATTAATGTGCAAGACAGCATAGATGATCCTGAGACCACGTTCAACAATGATACGCTGGCGACCTTCTATCTGCTGGAGGAATGCCGCAAGCAGCAGGTGAAGCTGGTCTTCATGAGTACCTGCATGGTCTATGCCAGAGCGGCGGATGAACAGGGAATTGATGAGCAATCCCCTATCAAGCCAGCCTCTCCCTACGCCGGGGCCAAGATCGCTGCGGAGAATATGGTACTATCCTATTTCTATGCCTATGATCTGCCGGTGGTGGTCGTAAGGCCATTTAATACGTATGGTCCCTATCAGAAAACCGGCGGCGAAGGCGGGGTCGTGGCGATCTTCATCCACAGCAAATTAAAAGGCCAGCCGCTGAATATCTACGGGGACGGCACTCAGTCACGGGATCTATTATATGTGGGAGACTGTGCAGATTTCGTAGTGGAGGCGGGTTA
The window above is part of the Paenibacillus sp. FSL H8-0048 genome. Proteins encoded here:
- a CDS encoding CgeB family protein, translated to MAGLKVSEPVLECIRQSGVKSAVWMTEDPYYMDWTAPLIAYFDYIFTIDQAAVEHYQALGHPRVYHLPLGTDPELFHPAAVSEEYRCDICLVGVPYSNRIELIEALLAGTAYHIQLVGRGWGRYYHEWKHGAKRNVELVNAWVPPETAAKFYNGAKIVLNVHRPSAEKYNRNRAGIIATSINNRTFDAASCEAFQLTDHKSGLRHQFEEGTQVVSYQDKQDLLQKIHYYMAHDEERKRIAEAARQQVLAAHTFEHRLHVLLMNVQA
- a CDS encoding glycosyltransferase family 2 protein, coding for MPKVTIIMTSYNKAAYVAKSIESILNQTLTDFEFYLMDDNSNEETLKVIEPYLKDERIKFFRSDTETLQQRVEKVRYSALINQALAQAQGEYISYATDDNRYRNTRLEQMVDYLEENPEVMIAYSASLVNYLNEQDEVTRSQLRPAKKIVSVAPCVIDHCSILHRSSILPVIHDKFGSYWDENPEFYRIGDGRFFWRLNQFWDFYPVDEVLDDNYITELSIHYQLQHQEKSQFIQMLPPQRTCKELREELKLIQQQKK
- a CDS encoding CDP-glycerol glycerophosphotransferase family protein, translated to MSTYLSNYWSLYSEFIHTAQELKYRNIPLALMTNFYQQINDELRSEMGSSGFRLKLEHSGIHEQHQIQPFFEKWVALLYQPVKSNLKGKILINLDYIRMSEQTISEYFSGDSAMILSRSRAEELFGIPNVYSLGYKQDTKAAAEELVRRAADLFAKAEGHPAFSNEFFVQTFLSRIPSIVDTIEMVFNLYNDLPVAAVMVGTTEDVASRALAVVAGIKGIPSVCLQHGILMGEEAFIPVFSSHIAIYGQYEHDWYVRRGLEAERIVITGHARYDDIFTSKVTSTESFRETYQLDPHKITLLIATGPTLDEYKIRTLLTQLASHPQFQLIIKPHPWELSKKLISLYTGYEEEYSNVHVVTDRKADTRELIMKSDAVVATLSTVALEGLLFGKPVFVYKFIQANREYDYYDALDRYIQKEPADLTRIIARYYSSNIEKSNYKIVKEKFLQQSYQIPDSGKALADLMDRLIHGSGNR
- a CDS encoding SDR family NAD(P)-dependent oxidoreductase; protein product: MFFRNKRILIIGGTGTIGKSIAKLLLKQEPEIIRILSRDEYKQFELQDELQGNARLSCLIGDVRDYDRVLAAMEGIDYVFHTAAMKHVSFCETNPFEAVLTNIIGTHNVIQAAKQQKVGKVVFTSTDKAISPTNNYGATKLSAEKLISSAVTSGGSGQTVFCTVRFGNVMGSRGSVIPLFVKQAREGRAITVTDLSMTRFMMTLEQATRLTVQSLQLAKGGETFILKMPVIRLKDLAEVVAEEVPKKYGTLPATVTILEIGLKPGEKRYEELMTREESLSAYELKDVYIVPSPYAAPQSYREATRPKPGTYSSEGETPLTKEQVKKLASEQNLI
- a CDS encoding dTDP-glucose 4,6-dehydratase — encoded protein: MNILVTGGAGFIGRWVVGRLLKDGQRVWVVDNLANSSLDNLKEYEDNEHLQKVQIMDLKDRAALKELFRENSFDLCYHLAASINVQDSIDDPETTFNNDTLATFYLLEECRKQQVKLVFMSTCMVYARAADEQGIDEQSPIKPASPYAGAKIAAENMVLSYFYAYDLPVVVVRPFNTYGPYQKTGGEGGVVAIFIHSKLKGQPLNIYGDGTQSRDLLYVGDCADFVVEAGYSDKLHGEIINAGTGEDITVNQLAELIADGQAPVQHVPHIHPQSEIQKLLCNYNKAEKQLSWTPKVTIQEGIRQTEQWILETFHRKEPNQS